In Hahella sp. KA22, one genomic interval encodes:
- a CDS encoding amino acid adenylation domain-containing protein: protein MESGIHNFLAQLAASDVRLRLDQGALKLNAPAELLQDPVVAGLIDELKSRKDEVIRFLQRQSSAEGDAVAPAGREQPPPLSFGQQRLWFLDQLEGGGQGYNMPTAMRLQGPLDVDALRKSLRALMVRHEVLRTRYPDSEAVFVEPLPCVELTELDLSALPAAEQDRRIQELAASAAFEPFNLKLGPMLRMQLLRKGAQDHVLLITLHHIVTDGWSIGVMVEEISALYNAISQNRPPALPALPIQYGDYAAWQQRRYSRDASPPELEWWLPRLLGAPLRLELPLDHPRPPVQHFHGDVEHFTIPATLLQPLKDLCRRHNLTLYMATLAAFGVLAARHSGQDDLLIGSPVANRNRREVEGLLGYFANTLPLRLRPGACATTSEYLDQVRDFCAGAMERQELPFEKLVEALRPERDLSHNPLVQVIFALQNSPRHTPHPELSLRGLLIEPLALKRRNVSVDLEVHLWEVDGELQGQFVYNSSLFEAATIRRMIGHYRKLLAELPRGLNTPPLRLPMLTAAEAQQWNDAAATAKNLPSDRRMTDLLREATLAHPHKTAVICGDERISYLELDRRATLLALQLQHLGVAPDTLVAVYMGRSVDMIAALVGVLKSGAAYLPIDPANPRDRIADMLASAGAALVVTHSDLALDLPDGCTLVRLDRLLRNDPECSDPLRHLHEVDHLSRQPCRCGLPTPGNPARPDHLAYAIFTSGSTGAPKATPIEHRNVLNMLAALQPIVKFSADDVWTLFHSYAFDFSVWEIWGCLLYGGTLLVTTEEERHNPHALARLLRRENATVLNLTPSNMEKLLAATREDDAFPYRLRAFCCGGEAFPGRLVSPILKFGLPVWNFYGPTEATVWSSIHRVTGADAELATLPIGAPLANYQLYVVDAFGEPAPAGVAGELCIGGAGVTRGYLGRPELNAERFVHMTHPLCRGRVYKTGDLVRRRADGAIDYLGRSDFQIKLRGFRIEPGEIESLLTEHALVNQAVVCKQYAEDGGEYLAAFLVPRRAPDDPASLFEELRKLARSKLPEYMAPTSYMILSELPLNSNGKIDRKRLPQATPNRVSSALFQAPRNRLEQEIAAIWRDVLGQERISIHDNFFDIGGYSLLLTRVYERLLRLELRTPLTALFNYPTIAQLAAHLADQAGGGEESERAALRDSVAQRVDRQRQARRRQADARAVSQSLPIK from the coding sequence ATGGAGTCAGGCATTCATAATTTTCTCGCCCAACTGGCGGCAAGCGATGTGCGCTTGCGACTGGACCAGGGCGCGCTGAAACTGAACGCGCCCGCCGAACTGCTGCAAGATCCAGTCGTCGCCGGACTGATTGACGAACTGAAGTCCCGCAAGGACGAAGTCATCCGCTTTTTGCAACGACAGAGCAGCGCCGAAGGCGACGCTGTGGCGCCCGCCGGGCGCGAGCAACCGCCGCCTCTGTCATTCGGTCAACAGCGACTGTGGTTCCTCGACCAGCTTGAGGGCGGCGGTCAGGGCTATAACATGCCCACCGCCATGCGCTTGCAGGGGCCGCTGGATGTGGATGCGCTGCGCAAGAGTCTGCGCGCTCTCATGGTGCGCCATGAAGTGTTGCGCACGCGCTACCCGGACAGCGAAGCAGTGTTCGTAGAGCCGCTGCCCTGCGTAGAGCTGACGGAGCTGGACCTGTCCGCCCTGCCCGCGGCGGAACAGGACCGACGCATCCAGGAACTGGCGGCGTCAGCGGCGTTCGAACCCTTTAATCTGAAGCTTGGGCCGATGCTGCGCATGCAGTTGCTGCGTAAAGGCGCGCAGGACCATGTGTTGCTCATCACCCTGCATCATATCGTCACCGACGGCTGGTCCATTGGCGTCATGGTGGAGGAAATCTCCGCTTTGTATAACGCCATTTCCCAGAATCGTCCGCCCGCGTTGCCGGCGCTGCCCATTCAATATGGCGATTACGCGGCGTGGCAACAGCGACGCTACTCCCGCGACGCCAGCCCGCCGGAGCTGGAGTGGTGGCTGCCGCGACTGCTGGGCGCGCCCCTGCGTCTGGAGCTGCCGCTGGATCATCCGCGCCCGCCAGTGCAGCACTTTCATGGCGACGTGGAGCATTTCACGATTCCCGCCACCTTACTGCAACCGCTTAAAGACCTGTGCCGCCGTCACAACCTGACGCTGTACATGGCCACGCTGGCGGCGTTTGGCGTGCTGGCGGCCCGCCACAGCGGCCAGGACGATCTGCTGATCGGTTCTCCGGTGGCCAATCGCAACCGCCGTGAAGTAGAAGGGCTGCTCGGCTATTTCGCCAACACCCTGCCCCTGCGGCTGCGCCCCGGCGCCTGCGCCACCACTTCTGAATACCTGGATCAGGTACGGGATTTCTGCGCGGGCGCCATGGAGCGCCAGGAGCTTCCTTTTGAAAAACTGGTGGAGGCGCTGCGACCGGAGCGGGACCTCTCCCATAATCCGCTGGTGCAGGTGATCTTCGCCCTGCAGAACTCGCCGCGCCATACGCCGCACCCGGAACTGAGCCTGCGCGGACTGCTGATCGAACCGCTGGCGCTGAAGCGCCGCAACGTCAGCGTGGATCTGGAAGTGCATCTGTGGGAAGTGGACGGCGAGCTGCAGGGGCAGTTTGTCTACAACAGCAGTCTGTTCGAAGCCGCCACCATCCGCCGCATGATCGGACACTATCGCAAACTGCTGGCGGAACTGCCGAGAGGCCTGAATACGCCGCCACTGCGTCTGCCCATGTTAACGGCGGCGGAAGCCCAGCAATGGAACGACGCCGCCGCGACCGCGAAAAACCTGCCCAGCGACCGGCGCATGACCGACCTGCTGCGGGAAGCGACATTGGCGCACCCTCATAAAACCGCTGTGATCTGCGGCGACGAGCGCATCAGTTATCTGGAGCTGGACCGCCGCGCCACCCTGCTGGCGTTACAGCTGCAACATCTTGGCGTCGCCCCGGACACACTGGTGGCGGTCTACATGGGACGCAGCGTGGATATGATCGCGGCGCTCGTCGGGGTGTTAAAGTCCGGCGCCGCCTACCTGCCTATCGATCCGGCCAACCCCCGCGACCGCATCGCCGATATGCTCGCCAGCGCCGGCGCAGCGCTGGTGGTCACCCACTCGGATCTGGCGCTGGACCTGCCCGATGGCTGCACCCTGGTGCGGCTGGACCGACTGTTGCGCAACGACCCCGAGTGCAGCGATCCGTTACGTCACCTGCATGAGGTCGACCATTTGAGCCGCCAGCCCTGCCGCTGCGGCCTACCGACGCCTGGCAACCCGGCGCGCCCGGATCATCTCGCTTACGCCATTTTCACTTCTGGCTCCACCGGCGCGCCCAAGGCCACGCCTATCGAGCACCGTAACGTGCTCAACATGCTGGCGGCGCTGCAACCCATCGTGAAGTTTTCTGCGGACGATGTATGGACGCTGTTCCATTCATACGCTTTCGATTTTTCCGTGTGGGAAATCTGGGGCTGTCTGTTGTACGGCGGCACCTTATTGGTGACCACTGAGGAAGAGCGTCATAACCCCCACGCCCTGGCCCGGCTGCTGCGCAGGGAGAACGCCACTGTGCTGAACCTGACCCCCAGCAATATGGAGAAACTGCTGGCGGCCACCCGGGAGGACGACGCATTTCCCTACCGGTTACGCGCTTTCTGCTGCGGCGGCGAGGCGTTTCCCGGCCGCTTGGTTTCGCCGATATTAAAATTCGGTCTGCCGGTATGGAATTTTTATGGTCCGACGGAGGCCACCGTGTGGTCCTCCATTCATCGGGTCACCGGCGCGGACGCGGAGCTGGCGACGCTGCCTATCGGCGCGCCCCTGGCCAACTATCAACTGTACGTCGTCGACGCCTTTGGCGAGCCCGCCCCGGCGGGAGTCGCCGGTGAACTGTGCATCGGCGGCGCCGGCGTCACCCGGGGTTATCTGGGACGTCCGGAGCTTAACGCAGAGCGCTTCGTCCACATGACGCACCCGCTGTGTCGCGGCCGTGTTTACAAAACCGGCGATCTGGTGAGACGTCGCGCCGACGGCGCCATCGATTATCTGGGACGCAGCGACTTTCAAATCAAACTGCGCGGGTTCCGCATCGAACCGGGAGAGATCGAGTCGCTGCTCACCGAGCATGCGCTGGTGAATCAGGCGGTGGTGTGCAAACAGTACGCGGAGGATGGCGGCGAATATCTGGCCGCGTTTCTGGTGCCGCGTCGCGCGCCAGACGATCCCGCCAGCCTGTTCGAGGAACTGCGCAAGCTGGCCCGCAGCAAGCTGCCGGAGTACATGGCGCCCACCAGTTATATGATCCTGTCGGAGCTGCCCCTCAACAGCAACGGCAAGATTGACCGCAAACGTCTGCCCCAGGCTACGCCCAACCGGGTTTCCTCCGCCCTGTTCCAGGCGCCCCGTAATCGCCTTGAACAGGAAATCGCCGCCATCTGGCGCGACGTATTAGGGCAGGAACGCATCAGTATCCATGACAACTTTTTCGACATCGGCGGCTACTCCCTGCTGCTGACGCGAGTTTATGAACGCCTGCTGCGCCTGGAGCTCCGGACGCCGCTGACTGCCTTGTTCAATTATCCCACCATCGCCCAGCTCGCCGCCCATCTGGCGGACCAGGCAGGCGGCGGTGAGGAGAGCGAACGCGCCGCATTGCGGGACAGCGTCGCCCAGCGCGTGGACCGGCAACGACAGGCGCGCCGCCGCCAGGCCGACGCCCGCGCCGTGAGTCAATCACTGCCAATCAAGTAA